The genomic DNA AGCGACCAGCGACTGCGACTTAATGTCGCTGATAGTGTTCCTTTAGAGGTCGTGCGTTCAGTCTCAGCgaccatttttttaaaataaaaaaaattgatcgcACGATTTTGATCCTACCGTTAGAATTTCTAGCgttcaaaatttttaatcgCTGGTCGCTGCGATCGGTCGCTGAACCCACGATCAGTAAACGAACAATGTTTGGTCGCTGAAATTAGTCGCTGACACTAACGACCAGCAAACGAACAGTGGCCAAgtcaagttttttaaaaaatattgaaaagtGCAGTTTTTTCTAACATGAATATTTGTCTAACCGATAACTAGAAAccacatataaaaaaattgtctAGAACTATCTTAAACCgatttaactatttattgtCAACCACTCTACCAGTCTTGAATATCCATTAGAGCAACATTATTGGAAGGATTTTTGATTTGGggttctaaaaatatgtatatgttatatatgcTTATGTAATTACGagtttttaattttacagaACACCCAACCAAGAGTATCTTCTAATAATGTTGCTCTTACTTACGGCTAAATCAATTAGGATTAcaagtatatgtatatactcTTTAGTATGGCTaaggaacaaaataaaatgattcAAATACAATTCAGATTATTTCGTATATTTTCAAGAGAGGTGCTTGATGGTCATTTTCATGATGAGTTTCCAGATTTAGCATGTTACAATAGTAAGTTTATTTCGGGAATCAAATGTTCTTATATGgaagttttaaatattgttttcctCTCTAGCCATTTATTACTTGTCAAAGTCCATCTATAGCAATTTAGGAAATAAATAACTGAAATGAGAAGATATCATTTATTACATTATAAGGGTAGATAGTACTGGTTATTGATGTCTGTGTCTGATAGCTCCATTAAAGGCTATAACGTCTGCCATATGCtaacataataatttatgtaaattgttaataaaatatataactatatgtattttagtgatttttggcTTTGTGCTAATATATCACCCACCACTTAAATTTCATTACGTATATATATTTtgctgaaaagaaaagaaaggaaaacaaCTCCATTTAAAGAATATCAAACTATAATTAgattgatttttatatataaaataaagtctTTCAGTACTTGTGTTTGCATGAATGAATCGTCTGTAGTATCATCAAAACTTAGAACCATAACTACTTGTTTGAACTAAGTTGTGAATCGATGGATTCATCGACTCACATTACAATAAGCCAAGAAGGCTACGGAAAACTCAGCAAGCCCACGCTGGAGACAGCTTTTATCCATTTTTTGTCGGTAAAACTAAAGTTGAGAGTTTTTTGAACGTAAATAATATTGAGATTTTCTCgcaaatatataaagaaatagcTGTCGCGATTGTTTTTTAACTCTAGGTCGCGAATCGTGATCACTGCTATCCCAACATgtgaattaaaaacaaaatatgtgaACTTAAgttctatatttttatctaatgATTATGTAGTTTTTGATCCAAAATCCGTACATTCATAGAAAGCACAAAAAACTGTAGcattaaattaattttcttcGGTGAAAACTGAACCTATACTTTTTAGATTGATTTACACTATAGGGcagtttatgagtttttattacaCAATAGAGCACTTATTGCTCTTAGGGTAGTTTTTTGCAACTACAAGCTAATTTATGTTGGTTTTTGTAATTAAATGGGTCccattatttttaatcttatgtttcttctctctctatACCAATCAACTCTAGTTTTAATGGcaaaaaaattcatattctttttttctttcaatttacCATTATACAATTCAATGATTTTAATGGCAAAATCAAAcctggaaaaaaaataaaatcgaaaacaTTTGGTGTAGAAGAGCTATGGCGATTTGGATATAATATGTCCCaactcaaaaattaaaatttgtttttttgtcattttttttgattttggacTCTAAACGGTTAAgctataatatatttgtaagtTTTGGAGGTGAAAAAGCAAAAAATAATGAAGATTGTATCATAAAAATCAATGGTGGCTATGATATATATTTGCAGGAAACGCAGAAAACCCTaatatgaagaagatgaaattaTTACGAAATTGTCCCTAGCTAAAACAGTTTAAAAATAGATGACGTGGATATGTACATAATGTTAGTGTACACGAGTACATTGGATGACCACATGGATGTGTACATAAATTGTGTATGTACATTTGTTTGTGTACACGAATACATTGGGCGACCACGTGGATGTGTAAGATGGAATTATTATGAAATTGCCCCAAGCTAAAAACagttaaaaaaaacttgatgaCATGGatatgtacatatgtacataaTGTTAGTGTACATGAGTACATTGGATGGCCACATGGATGTGTACATAATTTAGATGACATGGATGTGTATATAAATTGTGTATGTACATTTGTTTGTGTACACAAATACATTGGACGACCACGTGGATGTGTACATAATATTAGTGTACGCATGTACATGTTAAAGAGAGAGATTTTTCTTTGTAGGTATAAGGACGGGGAAGCATGGTTGTGATAGTTGGAATCTACTGCGGTGTCATACAGTGAAGCTTAGACAACAATGGAGTTTTCTTACATTTTTGTATATgatcctttttatttattaggtTATTATCAATTTGTCTCAAACTATCAAATTCTCAGATATATCCTTTTAATTGTccaaaaaattttaattgttcAATCCAATCTCTACAATATgcaaatatgaatttaaaatgtaatataaaaatatgtacacaaaattattaaatatcatAATTTGAGAAATGTACAAATGAATCGGTGTACATGTAACACTTCGTATAATATTGTACACGTGAACAATAGAACGTTGACGATATTTGACACACACAATAGCTTTcaagtattattaaaaatggatagtaaaatatatgtgtaCACGTTGATGATATTTGACAAACATAAAATTGCCTTAGAgtgcaatattttttttgaaattgccTTATAGAGTAATTGTACACATGTTTATTAAAGAACATGTGTAAATGGATACATGTTCAATTTGAAATTAATGTACATATGCAGACTTTGAATTTaatgtacatatgtacactTTCAAGTAAATGTACACATTGTATTTTCATAGATGTATTCTTACTACAAGGGGATAAAATGTAGCATCTAAAGTTTTGGACGAAATCAAGGAtcaatttttgtatataaaaagtattgggttacaaaataaataaaaaataagtttaggGACTAAATATGCAAAAATGCCCAAATTAATCATTGTTGCTCAAAATTATTGTGCCAGTTTCAGAGCATGTAGAGAAGACATGAAGATcacgacgaagaagaagagagaacatTTCGATGGCGGCGAAAACTTAGGTCACGACAATGACAAAGACGAGTTATAAAACACATACCGAAGATGAGAAGAAAGAATAGCAGTGAAAAATCAGAGATGAGACAGAGAAATAAGAGTTGCAGAGGtggagaagagaaagaagaattatgaagaagaagttttgataatttctgattttctttttttttatatatttttagttttcaaaCGTGTAGTCATAGAAAAAAGTGAAAAGTTGATAGTTTCCAAAAATTGTGGGACCATTTTAGTTGGATCTATGACTTTAGTTAACAAAAACTACCTCAGTAGTTATAACAGCCttatattgatattaaaaactcaaaactgtCTTATAGTGTAATATTTTCTACTTTTTAAACTCATACTACATGATTCaacagttttattttttagactTTTCCTTGGTAGTTCtgtcattatatatattaaaaaggttatCACATCGCTTCCATGAAATGTAAGGACGTAAGACTGAAATTACGTGGATGGCGTaagtttttctttgataaatcGTGTATTAggtatgtttttcttttgaatatgTCCGTTAGTACGTATATGTTTAGGATtattaattataagaaaactGTTTAGGATTATTTTTTGAAAGAGCAAGGTTccaaaaagacaaagaaaaaaaagagcaagGTTCCCGTATTGCTAGCTGGtcaactttcttttgtttatattttgttaaaagaaCTTTCTCCCAAGTGGACAGTGGAAATAGATGAAAGTTTCACTAATTGATTGCTATCTATGTCTGTagtcatttttttaatatgaatcaACTCAAAATGTTTATGAAAGATCGCAATGGCACGTTTTCCGATCATCTCTGCtaattagtatattttttacTCTAGACTTCCTACCCATCAACATTGGTTCTTTGAATTAAACGTTACCTGGTCGAAGAAAGGATCTCAAAACAAGTCATAGCCACTCATATTGGACTCAAGACCAATTAAATAGTGATAAAATAGAGAATAACAATTATGAAATGTCGcaatagaaaaaaaaggaagtcCTGAAGAAAATTCTCAAACTTTTAAGTCATATATATTCAGTGCGACCTTAGATTTTAAagaattattttaactttcgAACCTAACAATTTCACATTAAGCATCGGTTCCACTAATTAATTCATTTTGAATATTGTTtactaatttaaaaatttccatgACTTTTTTTGTTTAGTCGTTGATATAACCCAAGTTCTAGATAAAATGTAGTTTGTTCGGGTCAAATTTGAACAAACTAtcagtaaaagaaaaaattgaacaaACTGAAAGAGAGATATACTGaaagtgttccaaaaaaaaaactttggtaaaaagttaaataaagtAATGTTCGTAGTTGGCTcactttaatatatttgtaacgTTTCCCTTTCATTAAACGTACGATCCAACTCCAACTGCCTTTCACCTAGTAAACATATAGTAAATGAATACATTTGTCTACTTTTGTATGACAGTCAATAAGTTTTAGATTGTTTCCTACtgttaacatttttaaattaacagCTACAGAGTAGTTTTTTAACATAGTGTGAGCCGTATGCACGTCCATCGAATTGCGGAAGTTAAAGGCTTAAAGTCTTAAAAGGTAAAAACTATACATAAGTTTCCAAGGGGCAAACCAGTTTCTTTCAGACATTTGTACATTGAAATAGACTTTGTACAAAAGTCTGTCTTCTTTGTATTGTATATCAGGAAGATTCAGAACTCGAAAGCAATATTTAACTGGACAAAAAAGGAAGACTGACCAGTCCTTGCAAGAGATACAGCTCTACCAGTTATCCTTTGTGTGCAGTGCCGGTCTAGGATATAAGCTGGAGAACCATGTGGCTTCAGTCTTGTATAAATAACTATTTGTCGGCCCATATTCTCTCAAATTATTCAATAGCTCAGTTGATTTGTGCTTGAGTTTGTTTTACTGTCGGTGGAGGGTTCTAATATATTCAACttcatttttaacttttttggtttgttttctttttaaattattgttgATAAGTTTGTAATGTTTGTTACTTTGTTTGCTCCATGCTCAAAAATATTCAGGGACAGGCCTGCCTATGCGTCTACTGTCGCCATTCCATATATAGACTGACCAAACTGCAGTGGTTGATAGATGAACTAAGTCAAGGCCGTGAGTTATATGAACCAGTTGGTTTTTCCGAACCGGAATCTCGCTCAATTCATTCCGTACCGGATAACTTGTTAACAAAACGCACCACCAACTCTCGTAAAGTTGAGGAAAACACACAAACATCTGCGACGACtgtgtatagttttattttcttttcatatcaaccaattaaaaacaaaatacatatattttattacggCAAGCATCCAAACAAACAGCTCTAATGTACGTTACCCAAAAGATACGCCATATATAAAGTTAGATAGTCGGCATAAATAGTCGGCTGAGATAAAAGAGATCATTGTGAtcataaatcaaattaaaaaaaaagacgttGATTGAAATACATCCTTACTGTAGAAAAGATATAAAAGAACATTCATCAGACTAATATCACATGACTGAACATATTCAATTGCCAAGGTACTTCTGGTATTTTTTCATCAATTTATCAGTGATAATTTGGTAGGCTTTTTCAGTCGGATGATAAGAGTCAAAGAACACATGAGTCGATGGATCCGAACACGTGAAAGGAGTAAGTTTGTTGCACAATACAGCTGCCTCAACTCTTCCTGTACCGCAACATCCTTTATCTGCTACTTTAAACCCTACAAATTTACAAAAGCCATGCATAACAAATCACTAGTATTAGCATTTATGtatgaaagagaagaaaaatgcTATTCGTATCATATGATTACCGTATTTCGAAGAGTTTGTCATGATGTCATGAAGAATTTCGTAAATGTCAATATATACTAGTTTACTGgacaactctttctgtagagcATCCATACTAGATGATAACTTTGAGTTGAAATGCATTGCCATATTGTTCAGAGTTTCATAACATTCTCTTTTGAAGCCTCCAAACAGTGTTCTTTGTGCAGGTACGCATCCAACTGGCACTGCGCTAAACACTCCTATATTTTTAGCTCCGAGTCCAGATAATTTCTAAAAGGTTGAAGGATTGAGATATTGTTTTCAGTTAGTTTTATAATTAGATGTTGTGGTTAAGTATAAGGAAATAAAAACTCACTTTGATAAAATCTGAAGCCAAGTCTGCCACATATTCAGCGTATGCGGTACGACTGTATTCAAGCGATCGAGCCCAATAAGTCTCGCTGAGATCATTACTGCTAGAGACCACTAGAAACACACTTTTCTCCAATATAAACTTAACCTTTTCTTCTCCAAAGTGTTGCTTTATTGTTGACAAATATTGTTGAAAATATTCGAGTTGATCAGACACTGGTATTACAGactgaaaaatattaaaagttgtaagaaagttaaaaaaaatattatattaacaactaaaagaaaataacgtgtataaatattttataccgATAGTTTAGATGTTAATGGATCATAACCGGAACCTCCAGAAGCAAAGATTACACCCTTAAGAAGATCATTTGGCTTTAGATTTGAGCCTAAGTATGGTGGTAATGTCTTTGCTATCCCCAATGCATTTGCTGATTATTTTTGTAATACAGTTTAGTATGTGTACATTAAAAACAAGACAAAAACATAAAcgaataattaataaaactttttatacCAATGATGTCTGATGGAACTTTTCCATCTGAAAATCTACCGGTAGGAATACCACCAGGAAACTCTTTCCCATAAGGAGGAAAGTTAGACTTGACAAGAGTTGGAATGTCGTTATTATTTCCAGTATCCATTATCGAATCTCCGAATACTATTAGTGCCGGAACTGTTGTATTCCCTGAagcttattatatatataaaaaaaagatttagagAGCGAATGATAAAAACATcgtttaaaaaatcaaatattaagaATTCAATGTATGCACCTTTGGTCTTGGTTGTGGTCGCTTCTACGACAAAAAACAACAGAAGAGAACATAGAAACCGCAGATCCATATGATACCAAGAAAATATTATGATTAATCGAGTGAGGAATTCTTTTTGATTATTCTGTATATCTTTTGCTTTTAGAATGTTGAGAAGATAGACCAttcatacacatatatatatacgttgTATATGAATAACTATTCTGCCAATGAAACTGTATGTGAAGTGAGGAATTCTTTTTAAGGAAATAAGAGAAATgtattatatgatgatacaccgaatctaaaagaaaaagaaaaaaacattatcttACAAGATATACAAAGTACAAAATATTGTCTTAAGGGAAACAAGAAATTCTggtaataattttaaaagtgaattcaaaatatgaaatatagaaactaaataaaaggGATATATATCtactttttgattaaaaaaaaagattatctaCTTTTTCAGGATTATGTATCATTTTCATTGCCTCAGTGTCATATGGATGTATGAACATGTGTGTGAGCCAGATCGTTTCTCCTCTGTATACATACGCATGTATACATGCTTGATAAA from Raphanus sativus cultivar WK10039 unplaced genomic scaffold, ASM80110v3 Scaffold1093, whole genome shotgun sequence includes the following:
- the LOC130503732 gene encoding GDSL esterase/lipase At3g14820-like, which translates into the protein MDLRFLCSLLLFFVVEATTTKTKASGNTTVPALIVFGDSIMDTGNNNDIPTLVKSNFPPYGKEFPGGIPTGRFSDGKVPSDIIANALGIAKTLPPYLGSNLKPNDLLKGVIFASGGSGYDPLTSKLSSVIPVSDQLEYFQQYLSTIKQHFGEEKVKFILEKSVFLVVSSSNDLSETYWARSLEYSRTAYAEYVADLASDFIKKLSGLGAKNIGVFSAVPVGCVPAQRTLFGGFKRECYETLNNMAMHFNSKLSSSMDALQKELSSKLVYIDIYEILHDIMTNSSKYGFKVADKGCCGTGRVEAAVLCNKLTPFTCSDPSTHVFFDSYHPTEKAYQIITDKLMKKYQKYLGN